From the genome of Duffyella gerundensis, one region includes:
- the tatD gene encoding 3'-5' ssDNA/RNA exonuclease TatD — MFDIGVNLTSTQFAKDREQVVARARAAGVTGMLLTGTNALESQQAQSLARRHPGYCWSTAGIHPHHASEWSGETAATLRRLAESDEVVAIGECGLDFNRNFSAHEQQEYAFTAQLTLAAELEMPVFLHCRDAHTRFEALLTPWADKLTGAVVHCFTGNQQELEACLAMGLMIGITGWVCDERRGLALRELLPLIPADRLLLETDAPYLLPRDMRPRPTSRRNEPCYLPHIVQQVAHWRNEELDVLAAQLESNSRRLFRLP; from the coding sequence ATGTTTGATATCGGTGTAAACCTGACCAGCACGCAGTTTGCAAAAGATCGCGAACAGGTGGTTGCCCGCGCGCGCGCAGCGGGCGTCACCGGCATGCTGTTGACCGGCACCAACGCGCTGGAGAGTCAGCAGGCGCAAAGCCTGGCACGGCGTCACCCGGGCTACTGCTGGTCCACAGCGGGCATACATCCGCACCATGCCAGCGAATGGTCAGGGGAAACGGCCGCTACGCTGCGCCGTCTGGCCGAAAGTGATGAAGTCGTGGCAATTGGTGAGTGCGGGCTCGATTTTAACCGCAATTTCAGCGCCCATGAGCAGCAGGAATATGCGTTCACCGCCCAACTGACGCTGGCGGCAGAACTGGAGATGCCGGTTTTTCTGCATTGCCGCGATGCACATACACGCTTTGAAGCGTTGCTGACACCCTGGGCGGATAAGCTAACGGGCGCGGTGGTGCACTGCTTTACCGGCAACCAGCAAGAGCTGGAGGCGTGTCTGGCGATGGGGCTAATGATTGGTATTACCGGCTGGGTGTGCGATGAGCGACGCGGCCTGGCGCTGCGTGAGTTGTTGCCGCTAATACCGGCAGATCGGCTGCTGTTGGAAACTGACGCACCCTATTTGCTGCCGCGAGATATGCGGCCGCGCCCTACCTCACGCCGCAATGAACCTTGCTATCTGCCGCATATTGTTCAGCAGGTCGCGCACTGGCGAAATGAAGAGCTGGACGTGCTGGCTGCACAGCTGGAGAGCAACAGCCGACGTCTGTTCCGTCTGCCGTGA
- the tatC gene encoding Sec-independent protein translocase subunit TatC translates to MAVEDTQPLISHLIELRKRLLYCIGAILAVFLVLIWFANDIYHIVASPLIAQMPVGASMIATDVASPFFTPIKLTIIVSIFLSVPVILYQVWAFIAPALYRHERKLVMPLLFSSSVLFYVGVAFAYFVVFPLAFGFFAKTAPEGVQIATDISNYLDFVMSLFMAFGVAFEVPIAIVLLCWTGVTSPEDLKKKRPYMLVGAFVIGMLLTPPDVFSQTLLAIPMYCLFEVGVFFSRFYVGKRRQDMADEQES, encoded by the coding sequence ATGGCCGTTGAAGATACCCAACCGCTTATCAGCCATCTTATTGAGCTGCGTAAGCGTCTGCTCTACTGCATTGGCGCCATCCTGGCCGTTTTCCTGGTCTTGATCTGGTTTGCCAATGATATCTACCATATCGTTGCCTCACCGCTGATTGCGCAAATGCCGGTTGGCGCCAGCATGATCGCCACCGACGTGGCGTCGCCATTTTTTACGCCGATCAAACTGACTATCATCGTTTCGATTTTTCTGTCGGTGCCGGTCATTCTCTATCAGGTTTGGGCGTTTATTGCGCCAGCGCTCTATCGGCATGAACGTAAACTGGTTATGCCGCTGCTGTTTTCCAGCTCGGTACTCTTTTACGTTGGCGTGGCGTTTGCCTACTTTGTTGTCTTTCCGCTGGCCTTTGGCTTTTTTGCCAAAACCGCGCCGGAAGGCGTGCAGATAGCCACAGATATCAGTAACTATCTCGATTTCGTCATGTCGCTGTTTATGGCATTTGGCGTGGCCTTTGAAGTGCCAATTGCGATTGTACTGCTGTGCTGGACTGGCGTAACCAGCCCGGAAGACTTGAAAAAGAAACGGCCCTATATGTTGGTCGGCGCGTTTGTCATCGGCATGTTATTAACGCCGCCGGACGTTTTTTCGCAAACTTTGCTCGCTATTCCGATGTACTGTCTGTTTGAAGTCGGCGTATTCTTTTCCCGTTTCTATGTGGGGAAAAGGCGACAGGATATGGCTGACGAGCAAGAGTCATAA
- the tatB gene encoding Sec-independent protein translocase protein TatB has product MFDIGFSELALVFIIGLIVLGPQRLPVAVKTVVGWIRAMRSLAANVQNELAQELKLQELQDSLKKVEQASRDSLSPELKESMDELRKSAESMKRSYTGDNEKADDEAYTIHNPLKKNEEMSHATPAEADMQASAPAQAPAETDAEVEPKAAATETKPADSATSHEAINTPHGR; this is encoded by the coding sequence GTGTTCGACATTGGTTTTAGTGAACTGGCATTGGTCTTCATCATCGGGCTGATTGTGCTCGGCCCGCAGCGTTTACCGGTTGCGGTGAAAACGGTGGTTGGCTGGATCCGCGCGATGCGCTCGCTGGCGGCTAACGTGCAGAACGAGCTGGCGCAGGAGCTGAAACTGCAGGAGCTGCAGGACAGCCTGAAGAAAGTGGAGCAGGCCAGCCGCGACTCTTTATCGCCGGAGCTGAAGGAGTCGATGGATGAGCTGCGTAAAAGCGCCGAGTCGATGAAGCGCTCCTATACCGGCGATAATGAAAAGGCTGACGATGAAGCCTACACCATTCATAACCCGCTGAAGAAAAACGAAGAGATGTCGCATGCGACGCCAGCTGAAGCCGATATGCAGGCCAGCGCGCCTGCTCAGGCACCCGCTGAGACCGACGCGGAAGTCGAGCCAAAAGCGGCGGCGACTGAGACAAAACCTGCTGATTCAGCCACCTCTCACGAAGCGATAAACACTCCTCATGGCCGTTGA
- the tatA gene encoding Sec-independent protein translocase subunit TatA: MGGISVWNLLIIAVIVVLLFGTNKLRNLGSDLGSSIKGFKKAMSDDDKKETDHQDADFTAKTLADKQHTEATKDEAKKDKEQV, translated from the coding sequence ATGGGCGGTATAAGTGTCTGGAATTTATTGATTATTGCAGTGATTGTGGTGCTGCTTTTTGGAACGAACAAGCTCCGTAATCTCGGTTCGGATTTAGGATCGTCGATCAAAGGCTTCAAAAAGGCGATGAGCGACGACGACAAGAAAGAAACCGATCATCAGGACGCTGATTTCACCGCTAAAACGCTGGCGGACAAGCAGCATACTGAGGCGACGAAAGACGAAGCCAAGAAAGACAAAGAGCAGGTGTAA
- the rfaH gene encoding transcription/translation regulatory transformer protein RfaH: MESWYLLYCKRGQLLRAREHLERQAVHCLSPMIAMEKVVRGKRTTVSEPLFPNYLFIEFDPEDIHTTTISSTRGVSHFVRFGNQPATVPHTVIAALQTDTPVSMVDPETPQAGDEVLITEGTFEGLKAIFTEPDGEARSMLLLNMLNKQIIRSVENKQFQKL, encoded by the coding sequence ATGGAATCCTGGTACCTGCTCTACTGCAAAAGAGGTCAATTGTTACGCGCCAGGGAGCACCTGGAGCGGCAGGCAGTGCATTGTCTCAGCCCCATGATCGCGATGGAAAAGGTGGTACGCGGTAAACGCACCACGGTCAGCGAGCCGCTGTTTCCAAACTATCTGTTTATCGAATTCGATCCAGAAGATATTCATACCACAACCATCAGCTCCACGCGCGGCGTCAGCCATTTTGTCCGTTTTGGCAATCAGCCTGCTACCGTGCCGCACACGGTTATCGCAGCGCTGCAAACCGACACGCCTGTTTCTATGGTTGATCCGGAAACCCCACAGGCCGGCGATGAAGTGCTGATCACCGAAGGCACCTTTGAAGGGCTCAAGGCGATTTTTACCGAACCCGATGGCGAAGCGCGCTCAATGCTGCTGCTCAATATGCTCAACAAGCAGATTATTCGCAGCGTGGAAAATAAGCAGTTTCAAAAGCTCTGA